The Candidatus Nanohalovita haloferacivicina genome has a window encoding:
- a CDS encoding polyprenyl synthetase family protein — protein sequence MYDTSENKEKIISRLEDCKKNCELSKYGWGEETIEILYDLSTRGKMVRGSLLMDATEIMGGEEDSIHYAAATELIHTGLLVHDDIIDRDEKRRGVDSVHVQFRSEEITDRQTENLAICAGDISYFTAYEIISQASNLDSEALSEFSSTFARVGVGEMSDIVLSGRLETVEDEVLEIHRNKTACYTFAMPLKIASILAEGPELEKLHEIGMKMGVLYQIRDDHLDIFSNEDDTGKPVASDIQEGKKTLHTEILREKTSAGEELYEEKTVEEAREVVRKMEESSVRKEVEKRIEARRAEVIELIEGLENPELRELLKDVLQLVIQREK from the coding sequence GTGTACGATACTTCGGAGAATAAAGAAAAGATAATATCTCGCCTGGAAGACTGCAAGAAAAACTGTGAACTATCAAAATACGGCTGGGGAGAGGAAACAATTGAAATACTGTACGATCTCTCCACAAGAGGAAAAATGGTGAGAGGAAGCCTCCTCATGGATGCAACAGAAATAATGGGCGGTGAAGAAGACAGCATACACTATGCAGCAGCCACAGAACTTATACACACCGGCCTTCTTGTCCACGACGACATAATAGACAGAGATGAGAAAAGAAGAGGTGTAGACTCTGTACACGTCCAGTTCAGATCAGAAGAAATAACCGACAGACAGACAGAAAACCTTGCAATCTGCGCCGGCGATATATCATACTTCACAGCATACGAAATAATTTCACAGGCCTCCAATCTCGACTCAGAGGCCCTTTCAGAGTTCTCATCCACGTTTGCAAGAGTAGGAGTGGGAGAAATGTCGGACATAGTTCTCTCAGGAAGACTTGAAACAGTAGAGGACGAAGTACTGGAAATCCACAGAAACAAGACCGCATGCTACACCTTTGCAATGCCGCTGAAGATAGCATCAATACTTGCAGAAGGCCCGGAACTTGAGAAACTGCACGAGATAGGAATGAAAATGGGAGTACTCTACCAGATAAGAGACGATCACCTGGACATCTTCTCAAATGAAGACGACACAGGAAAACCTGTGGCCTCCGACATACAGGAAGGAAAGAAAACACTTCACACAGAAATCCTCAGAGAAAAAACCTCTGCAGGAGAAGAACTCTACGAGGAAAAAACAGTAGAAGAGGCCCGCGAAGTAGTCCGGAAAATGGAAGAATCCAGCGTACGGAAAGAAGTTGAGAAAAGAATCGAGGCCCGAAGAGCAGAAGTTATAGAGCTGATAGAGGGTCTGGAGAATCCTGAGCTCCGCGAACTGCTGAAAGACGTCCTCCAACTTGTAATACAGAGAGAAAAATGA
- a CDS encoding metallophosphoesterase family protein, with protein MHFGDTHLGRKQPSQIAEKRVESTIKAFQFLIDKAIEKDVDIIIHAGDVFDTVYPWHTVIEQARETLEKLEKAEIPMYMIRGNHDRSYGHGRKLKGLAIEHLENQYVKLIDPSPEEFGKPAIQFKGLNIYGLGYHSSKTREILEDFSPGKGTNILLMHDFVEGVTRTYSNDCTEAEKLADKNLDYVAIGHDHQPNTWKEINGTVFSATGGTVDYDFNSTEFGNHYNIIEAGPEGVQHEETGEIPQTLELKKIRVPVEEARVEPTIGRIQELQGERIAVKVMVKGETEKEPGEIPVQEIEARAREIEKVEMVEVVLDLQIKGYEDTESGEAFSVDEFLEKELENPEEFRELHEKTSSMLADDENLTSSGINLKKDARKKLRQQVKQKIFGGSE; from the coding sequence ATGCACTTCGGCGACACACACCTGGGCAGAAAACAACCCAGCCAGATAGCCGAAAAACGCGTAGAATCAACAATCAAGGCCTTCCAATTTCTAATCGACAAAGCCATAGAAAAAGACGTAGACATCATAATACACGCAGGCGACGTATTCGACACAGTATACCCATGGCACACAGTAATCGAACAGGCCCGCGAAACGCTGGAAAAACTGGAAAAAGCAGAAATCCCAATGTACATGATCCGTGGCAACCACGACAGAAGCTACGGCCACGGAAGAAAACTCAAAGGCCTCGCCATCGAACACCTCGAAAACCAGTACGTAAAACTAATCGATCCTTCTCCTGAAGAATTTGGAAAACCAGCAATACAATTCAAAGGCCTGAACATCTACGGCCTCGGATACCACTCCAGTAAAACCCGGGAAATACTGGAAGACTTCTCTCCAGGAAAAGGCACCAATATCCTGCTGATGCACGACTTCGTAGAGGGAGTTACAAGAACCTACTCCAACGACTGCACAGAAGCAGAAAAACTGGCCGATAAGAACCTGGACTACGTTGCTATAGGCCACGACCACCAGCCAAACACCTGGAAAGAAATCAACGGCACAGTTTTCTCAGCAACAGGAGGAACCGTAGACTACGACTTCAACTCCACAGAGTTCGGAAACCACTACAACATAATAGAAGCCGGCCCTGAAGGCGTACAACACGAGGAAACAGGAGAAATACCGCAGACACTTGAATTAAAGAAGATCAGAGTGCCGGTGGAAGAGGCCCGCGTCGAACCAACCATAGGAAGAATACAGGAACTTCAGGGAGAAAGAATAGCAGTCAAAGTCATGGTAAAGGGAGAAACAGAAAAAGAACCTGGCGAGATACCTGTCCAGGAGATAGAGGCCCGAGCAAGAGAGATAGAAAAAGTTGAAATGGTTGAAGTAGTCCTCGACCTCCAGATAAAAGGATATGAAGATACAGAATCCGGAGAGGCCTTCAGTGTCGACGAATTTCTCGAAAAAGAACTTGAAAATCCCGAGGAATTCCGGGAGCTGCATGAAAAAACATCCTCCATGCTGGCAGACGACGAAAACCTCACCTCATCAGGAATCAACCTGAAAAAGGACGCCAGAAAAAAGCTAAGGCAGCAAGTCAAACAGAAAATCTTCGGTGGTAGTGAGTGA
- a CDS encoding prenyltransferase, with translation MNDLKYILKMSRPRFWLYLAGPAILGMVLGAESVEQLFTVENFLIFLYFLIPANIMLYGINDYFDRDIDEKNPKKDDKEEAYRASSFTDSIIVAATVTSIPVTVPLAGAAWPFMIGFLALSVAYSTPPFRFKARPFLDSISNGLYILPLGVAYSAVTGSWPPLTVLAAGWAWSMAMHTFSAIPDIEPDREAGVSTTATFLERKNTFIYCTVLWTVAALLAGLYNLYAGALMSIYPLLCIGFYLSNLSDSEAYWYYPYINSLAGMVLTLAGLWVLVHG, from the coding sequence TTGAATGACCTGAAATACATACTGAAAATGTCAAGGCCTCGTTTCTGGCTTTATCTGGCAGGCCCTGCAATCCTTGGAATGGTTCTTGGCGCAGAATCAGTTGAACAATTATTTACTGTTGAGAACTTCCTGATATTCCTCTACTTTTTGATTCCCGCCAACATCATGCTGTACGGAATCAACGATTACTTCGATAGGGATATCGACGAGAAAAACCCGAAGAAGGATGATAAGGAAGAGGCCTACAGGGCCAGCAGCTTCACAGATTCAATCATAGTGGCAGCAACAGTAACCTCAATCCCTGTGACTGTACCTCTTGCAGGAGCTGCATGGCCATTCATGATCGGATTCCTTGCATTGTCGGTTGCTTACAGCACCCCACCGTTCAGGTTCAAGGCAAGGCCTTTCCTGGACTCTATCAGCAATGGCCTCTACATCCTGCCGTTGGGAGTAGCTTACAGCGCTGTTACCGGTAGCTGGCCTCCTTTAACAGTTCTGGCTGCTGGCTGGGCCTGGTCGATGGCGATGCATACTTTCTCCGCTATTCCAGATATTGAGCCCGATAGGGAGGCCGGTGTTTCGACCACGGCTACTTTCCTTGAGAGAAAGAATACTTTCATCTACTGTACTGTTCTCTGGACCGTAGCCGCATTGCTTGCAGGCCTCTACAATCTTTATGCAGGAGCTTTGATGAGTATTTATCCTCTGCTCTGTATTGGTTTCTATCTTTCCAATCTCAGTGATTCGGAGGCCTACTGGTATTATCCCTACATCAATTCTCTAGCTGGAATGGTTCTGACTCTGGCCGGTCTGTGGGTGCTTGTTCATGGATAG
- a CDS encoding AAA family ATPase yields the protein MKLEKLELENFRKLKDTEINFSRGLNLIEGPNNAGKSSILYAIYFALTGEAFNFRSPKEYINFNETSMKARLEFSIQEDRYYVISEYSETGRGNYEVGSLKNGEEQVLESTDGGARVNDVRKKVFQLTGLDSKRLEHVNYAAQQKFVEKVEGGRRQQEAMDYIFEIKTVDVLSNAVKDVIGQKERELDGLEDKEERKNEIKKQIEEKKEEMGEKKEGLQELKEELEDREEELEEAEQEKEEKQKQYRKLRKASDIEKEIEKQKEFIESLKQDIAEIKEKYGEEILDKKASLEEKLEEVNEKFESVREKAEKIDKASKKLERKEMNLENLEEKIEEKSDGRDQLETQAENLEEKKESLQSEIDEYDFSGDLEEELEEINSEIKDLREARSEKKARLEDLENTHDRGECEVCGREVEDLDEYHRRIEDARQKIKNTNEKIQAGVERKQKLEELAEKKQELDEIQQELDERSQGLEETIEKIDELENDREEIEEDIKILKEALDEKDSGEVKDELEELREKRSELKKEISEIKSDEKEVERKQAKLEAREEKLSELKNKLDDLEVEYSNIDSELEKAEKQKDKALSSYNSINSKVEEMEKRLQDRERTVEESKEQLEELEARAEETQEEVEKLQQLQERIEEVREASEKYSMTESKMREDSIRKLERKVYRWYQELAAEPEFSYLTIDQDDYRLKGVPVNAEREYSISDYQGGGQRTLTALAYQLALAEMTGTDFLMIDEPTDATDSNNRENLLEIIHNAVKQFNQIILITHHGVGREKADNIIKVEKEGEESKVATL from the coding sequence GTGAAGCTGGAGAAACTTGAACTGGAAAACTTCAGAAAACTGAAAGACACAGAGATAAACTTCTCCAGAGGCCTGAACCTGATAGAAGGCCCAAACAACGCAGGAAAATCCTCTATACTCTACGCAATCTACTTCGCATTGACAGGAGAGGCCTTCAACTTCAGATCGCCGAAGGAATACATCAATTTTAACGAAACCAGCATGAAGGCCCGGCTAGAGTTCTCAATACAGGAAGACAGATACTACGTTATTTCTGAGTACTCGGAGACAGGAAGAGGAAACTACGAGGTAGGATCACTGAAAAACGGCGAAGAACAGGTACTTGAGTCAACAGATGGCGGCGCCCGGGTAAACGACGTCAGAAAAAAGGTCTTCCAGTTAACAGGCCTAGACAGCAAAAGACTTGAGCACGTCAACTACGCAGCACAGCAAAAATTCGTGGAAAAAGTAGAAGGAGGTCGAAGACAGCAGGAGGCCATGGACTACATCTTCGAAATAAAAACAGTAGACGTACTCTCCAACGCAGTAAAAGACGTCATAGGCCAGAAAGAAAGAGAACTGGACGGCCTCGAAGATAAAGAAGAGAGAAAAAACGAAATAAAGAAACAGATCGAAGAGAAAAAAGAAGAAATGGGTGAAAAGAAAGAAGGCCTTCAGGAACTCAAAGAAGAACTTGAAGATAGAGAAGAGGAACTCGAAGAGGCCGAACAGGAAAAAGAGGAGAAACAGAAACAGTACAGAAAACTGAGAAAGGCCTCAGATATAGAGAAAGAAATAGAGAAACAGAAAGAATTCATCGAATCACTCAAACAAGATATAGCAGAGATAAAAGAGAAGTATGGGGAAGAAATCCTCGATAAAAAGGCCTCGCTGGAAGAAAAACTCGAAGAAGTCAATGAAAAGTTTGAATCAGTTCGGGAAAAAGCCGAGAAAATAGATAAGGCCTCCAAAAAACTTGAGAGAAAAGAGATGAATCTCGAGAATCTTGAAGAGAAGATAGAGGAAAAAAGCGATGGAAGGGATCAACTGGAAACTCAGGCAGAGAACTTGGAGGAGAAAAAAGAATCTCTACAGAGCGAGATAGATGAATACGATTTCTCCGGCGATCTTGAAGAAGAACTGGAGGAAATTAATTCTGAAATAAAGGATCTGCGTGAGGCCAGAAGTGAGAAAAAGGCCCGGCTAGAGGATCTGGAAAACACTCATGACAGAGGAGAATGTGAGGTCTGCGGCCGTGAAGTAGAGGACCTCGACGAATACCACAGGAGAATAGAAGATGCCAGACAGAAAATCAAGAATACTAACGAAAAGATACAGGCCGGAGTTGAGAGAAAGCAAAAGCTGGAGGAACTAGCCGAGAAAAAACAGGAGCTTGATGAAATACAGCAAGAGTTGGATGAGAGAAGCCAAGGCCTTGAAGAAACCATTGAAAAAATAGATGAGCTGGAGAACGATAGAGAAGAGATTGAGGAAGATATCAAGATTCTGAAAGAGGCTCTGGATGAGAAAGATTCTGGCGAAGTTAAGGATGAGCTAGAGGAACTGAGGGAGAAACGCAGCGAACTGAAAAAAGAGATATCGGAGATCAAATCCGACGAGAAAGAAGTAGAGAGGAAACAGGCGAAACTTGAGGCCCGTGAGGAAAAACTTTCAGAGCTGAAGAACAAGCTCGACGATCTTGAAGTAGAATACTCGAATATTGATTCAGAACTTGAAAAGGCCGAAAAACAGAAGGACAAGGCCTTATCCAGCTACAATTCTATTAATTCTAAAGTTGAGGAGATGGAGAAACGCCTTCAGGATAGAGAAAGGACAGTAGAAGAGAGCAAGGAACAGCTTGAAGAACTGGAGGCCCGAGCAGAGGAGACTCAGGAAGAAGTAGAGAAACTTCAACAACTACAGGAAAGAATTGAGGAGGTGAGGGAGGCCTCTGAGAAGTACTCAATGACGGAGTCAAAAATGAGGGAGGACAGTATCCGGAAGCTGGAAAGAAAAGTTTACAGATGGTACCAGGAACTGGCCGCGGAACCAGAATTCAGCTATCTAACCATAGATCAAGATGACTACAGGCTGAAAGGAGTTCCAGTAAATGCGGAAAGAGAGTACTCCATCAGCGACTACCAGGGAGGAGGCCAGAGAACGCTGACAGCGCTAGCATACCAACTGGCCCTCGCAGAGATGACAGGCACTGACTTCCTGATGATCGATGAACCTACTGATGCGACAGATTCGAATAATCGGGAAAACCTTCTGGAAATCATCCACAACGCAGTCAAACAGTTCAAC
- a CDS encoding phytoene/squalene synthase family protein, producing MDSELQEVFKNNSTSYYYSSLFFPEKVKEDVFKLYAYVRTADDFVDEEPQDEEGLKEFREKTMNNWDSGKSGDKIVDSFLEVARKKDFHREWVEAFLDSMEADLHKSNYVTIQETLEYIHGSAEVIGLMMAALLELDEDSYQYAEMLGRSMQYCNFLRDIKEDNELGREYLPDEELEKYGLDGLDEADIDDEDFKEFMRDQIQLYREWQKEAEKGLKYIPYRVRIPVILSSRLYKWTAKKIEKNPMKVYRKKVRPSKPRILFELLKSLRGRN from the coding sequence ATGGATTCTGAACTTCAGGAGGTCTTCAAAAACAACTCAACCTCCTACTACTACAGCAGCCTCTTTTTCCCAGAAAAAGTCAAAGAGGACGTATTCAAACTTTATGCATACGTAAGAACAGCCGATGACTTCGTAGATGAGGAACCGCAGGACGAGGAAGGCCTGAAAGAGTTCAGAGAAAAAACAATGAACAACTGGGACTCAGGAAAGTCAGGGGACAAAATAGTTGACAGCTTCCTGGAAGTAGCCCGGAAAAAAGATTTCCACAGAGAATGGGTAGAGGCCTTCCTGGACTCAATGGAGGCCGACCTGCACAAATCAAACTACGTAACAATACAGGAAACCTTGGAGTACATCCACGGATCCGCTGAAGTCATCGGACTAATGATGGCTGCACTTCTGGAACTTGACGAAGACTCTTACCAGTACGCAGAAATGCTCGGAAGATCAATGCAGTACTGCAACTTCCTCCGCGACATCAAGGAAGACAACGAACTCGGAAGAGAGTATCTGCCGGACGAAGAACTGGAGAAATATGGTCTCGACGGCCTGGACGAAGCTGATATCGATGACGAAGACTTCAAGGAATTCATGAGAGACCAGATCCAGCTTTACAGAGAATGGCAGAAAGAAGCCGAAAAAGGCCTGAAATACATTCCTTACAGAGTCAGAATCCCGGTAATTCTCTCATCCAGACTGTACAAATGGACTGCGAAAAAGATTGAAAAGAACCCGATGAAGGTTTACAGGAAAAAAGTAAGGCCTTCAAAGCCGAGAATTCTATTCGAACTACTGAAATCTTTGAGAGGTCGAAACTAG
- a CDS encoding phytoene desaturase family protein — MGTEKDIIVVGGGFGGLSAACFLADSGFNVELIEKNHEVGGRASVLEEDDYRFDMGPSWYLMPDIFERFFNKFDRDPEEFYELHRLDPNYRIFFKDGDLMDVPADPDEAGELFEEYEDGAAEQFQRYLEKSEETYEIGMNEFVLKDRNNFRDYVSLDVLRNARGISLIKKMQDHVEEYFDNPKLQQVMQYTLVFLGGSPENTPALYNLMSHVDFNMGVYYPEGGIYSVIEAMEELAEEKGVEISTNEEVRKINRVEGKNTVVTDTRTVECDAVVSNADYAFAETELLPDEYTTYDRDYWESRTYAPSAFLMYLGVEGDLENLDHHTLVLPEEWDDHFDRIFDEPALPENPAYYVCNPSETDDTVAPEGHSALFILVPIAADLELDEEQRKEFRELVLDDLAENTGEDLRERIDYERIFAGEEFKKRYNSFNGTALGIAHTLRQTSVFRPKQRSKKMPGLYYTGQYTNPGIGMPMCLISGEHVAEKVEEDLE, encoded by the coding sequence GTGGGCACGGAAAAAGATATTATAGTAGTTGGTGGAGGATTTGGAGGCCTATCAGCGGCCTGTTTCCTCGCTGACAGCGGTTTCAACGTTGAATTAATAGAGAAAAATCACGAGGTTGGTGGGAGAGCCTCTGTGCTTGAGGAAGATGACTACAGGTTTGATATGGGGCCTTCATGGTACCTGATGCCTGATATTTTCGAGAGATTTTTCAACAAGTTTGATCGTGATCCTGAGGAGTTCTACGAGCTTCACCGCCTGGATCCTAACTACAGGATTTTCTTCAAGGATGGCGACTTGATGGATGTGCCTGCTGATCCTGATGAGGCCGGAGAGCTCTTTGAGGAGTACGAGGACGGTGCTGCAGAGCAGTTCCAGAGATATCTTGAGAAGTCCGAGGAGACTTATGAGATCGGTATGAACGAGTTTGTTCTGAAAGACAGAAACAATTTCCGGGACTACGTGTCTCTGGATGTTCTGCGGAATGCTCGTGGGATTTCGTTGATCAAGAAGATGCAGGATCACGTTGAGGAGTACTTCGATAATCCAAAGCTTCAGCAGGTTATGCAGTACACTCTTGTATTTCTTGGAGGGTCACCTGAAAACACACCAGCGCTTTACAACCTGATGAGTCACGTTGACTTTAACATGGGAGTTTACTATCCTGAAGGAGGTATTTACTCCGTTATCGAGGCCATGGAAGAGCTGGCAGAGGAGAAAGGCGTAGAGATATCGACAAACGAAGAGGTCAGGAAGATTAACAGAGTCGAAGGAAAGAATACAGTTGTAACAGATACTAGAACAGTCGAGTGCGATGCTGTAGTTTCGAACGCCGACTATGCATTTGCCGAGACAGAGCTTCTTCCGGACGAATACACAACTTATGACAGAGATTACTGGGAGTCCAGGACCTATGCTCCTTCAGCATTCCTGATGTATCTAGGTGTTGAAGGAGATCTCGAGAACCTAGATCATCACACACTGGTTCTTCCAGAGGAGTGGGACGATCACTTTGACAGAATATTCGACGAACCCGCCCTACCAGAAAACCCTGCATACTACGTCTGCAATCCTTCAGAGACCGATGACACAGTGGCTCCAGAAGGTCATTCCGCACTGTTTATTCTTGTTCCAATCGCAGCGGACTTGGAACTTGATGAAGAACAGAGAAAAGAGTTCAGAGAACTGGTGCTGGATGATCTTGCTGAGAACACAGGCGAAGACCTCAGAGAAAGGATCGATTACGAAAGAATCTTTGCTGGAGAAGAGTTCAAAAAACGCTACAACAGCTTCAACGGCACAGCACTCGGCATAGCTCACACATTGAGACAGACATCTGTATTCAGGCCTAAACAGAGATCGAAGAAGATGCCAGGCCTTTACTACACAGGTCAGTACACCAATCCCGGTATCGGAATGCCGATGTGCCTGATCAGCGGAGAGCACGTAGCTGAAAAGGTGGAAGAAGACCTTGAATGA
- a CDS encoding cold shock domain-containing protein, whose protein sequence is MKGTVKFFHDQKKYGFIEAEDMDDDLFFHVSDLEGDSIEEDTDVEFEQEEGDRGPKAVNVVEAGAEETDEEIEA, encoded by the coding sequence ATGAAAGGTACAGTTAAGTTCTTCCACGATCAGAAGAAGTACGGATTTATCGAAGCTGAAGACATGGACGACGACCTATTCTTCCACGTCAGCGATCTCGAAGGCGATTCCATCGAAGAAGACACAGATGTCGAATTCGAACAGGAAGAAGGCGATAGAGGTCCTAAGGCAGTCAACGTAGTTGAAGCAGGAGCAGAAGAAACTGACGAAGAAATCGAAGCTTAA
- a CDS encoding lysylphosphatidylglycerol synthase transmembrane domain-containing protein — protein sequence MKDRVNRKNIFLSVLTSTAILLAIVSLTGLERTLSFLSHTRPLPLTAAFISANLAIVINSHIWKKVLNRLGLDITSLQAVKLVFANAFINNITPLGHAGGEPFIVYHLHRKTEKETGTIFSGILVADVINFTPLITSGLVGAAATSGARNLLLLPAAIKQKVEEQMGNFREGLQTLSIDRKNLLFLSLFSHLSILTDIAAIMFLAYSLGLQISFVPLLLILPLARIANYTPTPGGTGPYEIALTGLLSFFYGIPIFQAAAISVIYRGMTYYFGIIAGGYAVATLEIGK from the coding sequence ATGAAAGACAGAGTAAACCGGAAAAATATTTTTCTATCAGTACTTACATCAACAGCCATACTACTGGCAATAGTATCGCTCACAGGCCTTGAAAGAACTCTGAGCTTTCTCTCACATACCCGGCCTCTACCCCTTACAGCAGCATTCATCTCCGCCAATCTAGCGATCGTAATAAACTCTCATATCTGGAAAAAGGTGCTCAACAGACTGGGCCTTGATATAACGTCTTTACAGGCAGTAAAACTGGTGTTTGCCAACGCATTCATCAACAACATCACTCCACTAGGCCATGCCGGCGGAGAACCATTCATAGTATATCACTTACACAGGAAGACAGAGAAAGAAACAGGAACAATCTTCTCAGGCATCCTAGTAGCTGACGTAATCAACTTCACACCTCTCATAACTTCAGGCCTTGTAGGCGCAGCAGCAACTTCGGGAGCCAGAAATCTTCTATTGCTTCCAGCGGCAATAAAACAGAAAGTAGAAGAACAGATGGGAAACTTCAGGGAAGGCCTTCAAACACTCTCAATCGACAGAAAAAATCTTCTATTTCTCTCGTTATTTTCTCATCTATCAATACTGACAGACATAGCCGCAATCATGTTTCTGGCGTACTCTCTAGGCCTCCAGATATCGTTCGTCCCGCTTCTACTGATTCTTCCGCTGGCCAGAATCGCCAACTACACCCCGACACCGGGAGGCACAGGCCCGTACGAAATAGCATTGACAGGTCTACTCAGCTTTTTCTACGGAATCCCAATTTTCCAGGCGGCCGCAATCTCGGTAATCTACAGAGGCATGACATACTACTTCGGTATAATTGCCGGAGGATATGCCGTAGCAACCCTTGAAATCGGGAAATGA